The genomic interval TCACCGAATGGATTGAATCCATCAGCAGCCAAACCAAGTCTAACATTTCGAGCATCTGAAGCAAATTGAGGATTCATTAGATCAAAGTTCTTCCATGCTTCAGAATCCCTCGGATGCCTTAGTATGCCTTCATTTGTACTTCCTGATGCATGCCATTGCATATGCTCGACTATTTTAGAAGACATAAACATTCGTTGTAAGCGTGGCTTCAATGGAAAATATCTTAAAACTTTAGCAGGAACTTTCTTTTGCTTTTTCATAGTACCATCAAtagtcttgttcttctttcttcttttccatcTAGATTCATTACATTTCTTACAGACTTCTTTGTCTTTGTCTTCTCCGTAGTACAACATGCAATCATTTGGGCAAGCATCAATTTTGGTGTAATGAAGGCCAAGcttattaatgattttcttagcTTCATAGAAGGAACATGGAATTTTAGCATAATCAAAGGCATCTGCTAACAACTCCAATATCATTGACATTGTTTTGTCAGTCATTCTACATAGACATTTGATGTGGTACAATTTGAGCAAGAAAGAAAGTTTAGAATACTTGCCACATCCTTCATACAAACTTTGTTGCCCATCATGCATAAACTTCAGATACTCAGCAATTTCATCAGGCATCATTTCGCTTGATCTAGGACGCATATCCTCATCATCCTCCACGTTATCATCATAGAAAAAATTTCCGAATGCGTCATTAACCATGACACGTATGGGATCATTACCAGAAACTTT from Phaseolus vulgaris cultivar G19833 chromosome 1, P. vulgaris v2.0, whole genome shotgun sequence carries:
- the LOC137815888 gene encoding uncharacterized protein — encoded protein: MDGLNRFLDFAFANKSVEGKIICPCPKCNLKKWQTREATHEHLILHPFPKGYTFWLLHGETSFVQNTTETPPVFQSNEHKVSGNDPIRVMVNDAFGNFFYDDNVEDDEDMRPRSSEMMPDEIAEYLKFMHDGQQSLYEGCGKYSKLSFLLKLYHIKCLCRMTDKTMSMILELLADAFDYAKIPCSFYEAKKIINKLGLHYTKIDACPNDCMLYYGEDKDKEVCKKCNESRWKRRKKNKTIDGTMKKQKKVPAKVLRYFPLKPRLQRMFMSSKIVEHMQWHASGSTNEGILRHPRDSEAWKNFDLMNPQFASDARNVRLGLAADGFNPFGDLSTSHSTWPIVLIPYNLPPWMCMKQSSFILSMIIPGKRAPGNDIDVYLRPLIEELKELWNNGLKTFDSYSNEVFNMHAAILWTISDFPGLGTLSGWNTHTGLACLRCNFDTTPKKIQGKFCFMNHRRWLNARHKFRLAAFILMEVWKIEILL